From Selenomonas ruminantium AC2024, a single genomic window includes:
- the ftsE gene encoding cell division ATP-binding protein FtsE produces MIQMREVSKTYDTGVVALDHVNVDIKKGEFVFVVGPSGAGKSTFIKMLFREELPTKGKLLVNGHDVVEMERSEVPYLRRELGVIFQDYRLLPDKTVFENVAFAMQVIEAPRRTMQRSVNSVLDVVGLRDKYRSFPSQLSGGEQQRVAIARAIVNNPSIVIADEPTGNLDPETSWDIMDIFKRINKAGTTIVMATHDRNIVDTMKKRVIAIEDGRIVRDQMRGGYGYEA; encoded by the coding sequence ATGATACAGATGCGGGAGGTCAGTAAGACCTATGATACCGGCGTGGTTGCCCTTGACCATGTCAATGTAGATATCAAGAAGGGCGAGTTTGTGTTCGTTGTGGGGCCAAGTGGCGCGGGAAAATCCACCTTTATCAAGATGCTGTTCCGGGAAGAACTGCCGACCAAAGGCAAGCTTCTGGTAAACGGCCATGATGTGGTGGAGATGGAACGCTCTGAGGTTCCGTACCTGCGCCGTGAGCTGGGCGTAATCTTTCAGGATTACCGCCTGCTTCCGGATAAGACCGTCTTTGAGAACGTGGCCTTTGCCATGCAGGTTATCGAAGCGCCCCGCCGCACCATGCAGCGCAGTGTCAATTCCGTGCTCGACGTGGTAGGCCTGCGCGACAAGTACCGCAGCTTCCCGTCGCAGCTTTCCGGCGGTGAGCAGCAGCGTGTGGCCATCGCCCGGGCTATCGTCAACAATCCTTCCATTGTGATTGCCGACGAGCCCACAGGTAATCTGGACCCGGAAACCAGCTGGGACATTATGGATATTTTCAAACGCATCAACAAGGCCGGCACGACCATCGTCATGGCTACGCATGACCGCAATATCGTGGACACCATGAAGAAGCGCGTTATTGCCATTGAGGACGGGCGCATTGTCCGTGACCAGATGCGGGGAGGTTATGGATATGAAGCTTAG
- a CDS encoding MATE family efflux transporter has product MRKNLLGRIRKGEPFSWGDLLLLTWQLSVPAIMAKITTVMMQYIDASMVGMIGAGAAASIGLVNSTTWLIGGICFAMSMGYTIQLAHAIGAGEDLRARSLVRHGLWAVFVFSLALGLLSAGLSGYLPYFLGGTADIAGDASTYLAIYALGLPLLAVNFAAGSMLQASGNMKVPSLLNVMMCLLDVFFNALLIFPSRTLTVGSMTFWLPGGDLGVAGVALGSVLAEACCMTAMLFVLLKKSRTLHYRQEELLPWRGELREATRLGIPMVLEQIVMGSAYVAFTRIVAPLGTVALAANSFAITAESICYMPGIGVAAAAQTLVGQSVGARRSKLAQRFGYASAGLGMGWMMLMGVVMYVCAPLMMALLSQDVAVIAAGTEILRIEAWAEPLFAAGIIVTSIFRGAGETKMPTILNLVAMWGIRIPLAIYLAQGYGLNGVWTAMCVELCARGLLSLGVLIWRGEELYKKIS; this is encoded by the coding sequence ATGCGGAAAAATCTTTTGGGGCGGATACGGAAAGGAGAGCCCTTCAGCTGGGGGGATTTGCTGCTGCTGACCTGGCAGCTCAGCGTCCCGGCCATTATGGCCAAAATCACCACGGTGATGATGCAGTATATCGATGCCTCCATGGTGGGCATGATTGGTGCCGGAGCGGCAGCTTCCATCGGTCTGGTCAATTCCACCACCTGGCTTATCGGCGGCATCTGCTTTGCCATGTCCATGGGTTATACCATTCAGCTGGCGCATGCCATCGGTGCCGGCGAGGATTTGCGGGCGCGCAGTTTGGTGCGCCATGGCTTGTGGGCGGTGTTTGTTTTCAGCTTGGCCTTGGGGCTGTTGAGCGCTGGCTTGAGCGGCTATCTGCCCTATTTCCTCGGCGGTACGGCAGATATTGCCGGGGATGCTTCCACGTATCTTGCCATCTATGCGCTGGGCCTGCCCTTGCTGGCGGTAAATTTTGCCGCCGGTTCTATGCTGCAGGCCAGCGGCAATATGAAGGTGCCCAGCCTCCTAAACGTCATGATGTGTCTGCTCGATGTGTTCTTCAATGCGCTGCTGATTTTTCCCTCGCGTACGCTGACTGTCGGGAGCATGACGTTTTGGCTTCCCGGTGGGGATTTGGGCGTAGCGGGTGTGGCCTTGGGCTCGGTGCTCGCAGAAGCCTGCTGCATGACGGCCATGCTCTTTGTCCTGCTCAAAAAATCCCGTACGCTTCATTACCGGCAGGAAGAACTCCTGCCTTGGCGCGGGGAACTGCGGGAGGCAACCCGTTTGGGAATTCCCATGGTGCTGGAGCAGATTGTCATGGGCAGTGCCTATGTGGCCTTCACCCGCATTGTGGCGCCCTTGGGCACTGTGGCGCTGGCGGCCAATTCCTTTGCCATTACGGCGGAAAGCATCTGTTACATGCCGGGCATCGGCGTGGCCGCCGCCGCGCAGACTTTGGTGGGCCAGAGTGTGGGCGCACGGCGCAGCAAATTGGCGCAGCGTTTTGGCTATGCCAGTGCGGGCCTGGGCATGGGCTGGATGATGCTCATGGGTGTCGTGATGTATGTCTGCGCGCCGCTGATGATGGCACTCTTATCGCAGGATGTCGCAGTTATTGCCGCGGGTACGGAAATCCTGCGCATTGAGGCATGGGCTGAACCGCTCTTTGCCGCCGGTATCATCGTCACGAGCATTTTCCGCGGTGCGGGCGAAACGAAAATGCCCACGATACTCAATCTCGTCGCCATGTGGGGCATCCGCATTCCCCTGGCCATCTATCTTGCCCAGGGTTACGGCCTCAACGGTGTCTGGACGGCTATGTGTGTGGAGCTTTGTGCTAGAGGTCTGTTGTCCCTTGGCGTATTGATATGGCGCGGGGAAGAACTCTACAAAAAAATATCGTAG
- a CDS encoding sensor domain-containing diguanylate cyclase: MNSIRTKFTLLTLSAIIVALSIVTYIGVYSIKTLGKSDADQMLHLKCTTGAMNLETYFNSVENSVETVSAIIQDNLETMPPEKLGDEVENVRHLFSKMAHNTNGVLTYYFRIDPEYSKAHPGFWYVRENGNDFREHEVTDITQYDTNDTSALGWFTIPKAEKKGVWLPPYHTENWGAWVFSYNVPVYRQGQFVGVVGIEIDYATLAHEVEKIKLFESGYAFILNEHSRLIYHPQMESTLQYGEKVAIDSPDKVMGDQHVVYHFNGIKKEAVWVPLSNGMRLYVTVPWGEINSVWQRLISRAFFVSFIILLLATFVMMRFAGRITKPLHELTNAARQVADGNYNVVLADTSDDEIGILTRTFKGLVEKTKENIDSLNRQVYIDALTSVRNKAGYGAYMQKIQDRMDSKAEGLAFAIGVFDCDNLKYINDFYGHDKGDIYIKKASQLICRAFQHSPVFRIGGDEFAVILENDDFRDREKLFALFRKYREESRAAAENEWEQANISMGLAVYDPENDPAVIDVARRADKAMYENKRLRKEKKQLRR, encoded by the coding sequence ATGAATTCCATCAGAACAAAATTCACTTTGCTGACGTTAAGTGCGATTATTGTGGCGTTAAGCATCGTTACCTATATCGGCGTTTACTCCATCAAAACCTTGGGCAAAAGCGATGCGGACCAGATGCTTCATCTGAAATGTACAACAGGTGCAATGAATTTGGAGACTTATTTTAATAGTGTAGAGAACTCGGTAGAAACGGTTTCCGCCATCATACAGGATAACCTCGAAACGATGCCGCCTGAAAAGCTGGGGGATGAGGTCGAAAACGTGCGTCATCTGTTCAGTAAAATGGCGCATAACACCAATGGTGTACTCACCTATTATTTTCGCATTGACCCGGAATATTCAAAAGCACATCCGGGTTTTTGGTATGTCAGGGAAAATGGCAACGATTTTCGGGAACATGAAGTGACGGATATCACTCAATATGACACCAACGATACTTCGGCGCTGGGTTGGTTTACGATTCCGAAAGCCGAAAAAAAGGGCGTATGGCTGCCACCTTATCATACCGAAAATTGGGGGGCCTGGGTCTTTTCCTACAATGTCCCCGTTTATCGTCAGGGACAATTTGTCGGTGTAGTAGGTATCGAAATCGATTATGCGACCTTAGCCCATGAGGTGGAAAAAATCAAGCTATTTGAAAGCGGTTATGCCTTTATCCTCAACGAGCATTCCCGTTTGATTTACCATCCGCAGATGGAATCCACCCTGCAGTATGGGGAAAAAGTCGCCATCGATTCTCCGGATAAGGTCATGGGTGACCAGCATGTCGTATATCATTTCAATGGAATCAAGAAGGAGGCTGTCTGGGTTCCGCTGAGCAATGGGATGCGGCTCTATGTGACGGTACCCTGGGGAGAAATCAACAGCGTATGGCAGCGGCTGATTTCACGTGCGTTTTTTGTCTCCTTTATCATTCTGCTCTTGGCAACTTTCGTGATGATGCGCTTTGCCGGCCGCATCACCAAGCCGCTTCATGAACTGACCAATGCAGCGCGGCAGGTTGCTGACGGAAATTATAATGTGGTCTTGGCCGATACGAGCGATGATGAGATTGGCATACTTACCCGCACCTTCAAAGGGCTGGTAGAAAAGACAAAGGAAAATATCGACAGCCTCAACCGCCAAGTCTATATTGATGCGCTGACTTCCGTGCGGAATAAAGCAGGCTATGGCGCTTATATGCAAAAAATACAGGACAGGATGGACAGCAAGGCCGAAGGCCTGGCCTTTGCCATAGGTGTTTTCGACTGTGACAACCTCAAATACATCAATGATTTTTACGGCCATGATAAAGGCGATATCTATATCAAAAAGGCCAGTCAGTTAATCTGCCGTGCTTTCCAGCATAGTCCCGTATTCCGCATTGGCGGTGATGAATTTGCCGTCATTTTGGAAAATGACGATTTCCGTGACCGTGAGAAGCTGTTTGCTTTATTCCGAAAATATCGGGAAGAAAGCCGTGCTGCAGCTGAAAATGAGTGGGAACAGGCGAATATAAGCATGGGGCTGGCTGTTTACGACCCGGAAAATGACCCTGCCGTAATCGATGTGGCCCGGCGGGCTGACAAGGCCATGTACGAGAATAAACGGCTCCGCAAAGAAAAAAAGCAGCTCCGAAGATGA